In the genome of Pogona vitticeps strain Pit_001003342236 chromosome 13, PviZW2.1, whole genome shotgun sequence, one region contains:
- the ARHGAP17 gene encoding rho GTPase-activating protein 17 isoform X2: protein MKKQFNRMKQLANQTVGRAEKTEVLSDDLLQIERRLDTVRSVCHNSCKRLVACLHGQYGTDTEKRHKKLPLTAFAQNMQEGAQQLSDETLLGKMLETCGEAENKLAMELSHHEVQVEKEILDPLNLLTETEIPNIQKQRKQLAKLVLDWDSARARWNQAHKTSATNFQGLPSKIDSLKEEMDEAGNKVEQCKDQLAADMYNFISKEGDYARYFVSLLEAQADYHRKALAVLDKVLPEIQAHQDKWTEKPAFGTPLEEHLKRSGREIALPIEACVMMLLETGMKEEGLFRIAAGASKLKKLKAALDCSASHLDEFYSDPHAVAGALKSYLRELPEPLMTYALYEEWTQVANIQDQDKKLQDLWRICQKLPKPHLANFRYLIKFLAKLAQYSDLNKMTPSNIAIVLGPNLLWAKNEGSLAEMAAATSVHVVAVVEPIIQHASWFFPEEMDFNVSGAFVGQPAVNSNHLSGNDYDSGTLERKRPVSMAVMDGEMLRKESFGLKALDFQANPRRGGTLSRKHAAPAFQPPLPPTEAGLVAPATTEQPPQGSGAEPGLLGATSAPLPDPTEQSPNQGTAEESSASKQKDPTPSTTPPPVRNGAHGSAAPAPPQPASGTSQLSVVGQPPVTAGPSPHPHRRAVKKPAPAPPKPANPPPGQPGSQSTSPAPQPPSVSPKPPARSPSPPPNPYPNPGGSPAPSQASAPRRYSSSLPPIHAPSHPPPQPPTQTATPPLQPKASSPGSTPAGPPSSEAGPELPSATPPRTPTPPSTPPLEKHSGSSPAPPPSAQDAPTAQSPPPTGTLPRPRPVPKPRNRPTVPPPPHPPAPHLAGEGSLPGGPPSTASRIVTDSSSSVQEPPRGLPGPELPAVEPSPLPNPSSHNHLVLDIDHDTESTAL, encoded by the exons ATGAAGAAGCAGTTCAACCGCATGAAGCAGCTGGCCAACCAGACGGTGGGCAg AGCTGAGAAAACGGAAGTCCTCAGTGATGATCTGCTTCAG ATTGAACGGCGCCTGGACACGGTGCGCTCCGTCTGCCATAATTCCTGCAAGCGGCTTGTGGCCTGTTTGCACGGGCAGTATGGAACCGATACAGAGAAAAGACAC AAGAAGCTCCCCCTCACCGCTTTTGCTCAGAACATGCAAGAAGGCGCTCAGCAGCTGAGTGACGAAACCTTACTGGG GAAAATGCTGGAGACCTGTGGCGAGGCAGAAAATAAGCTTGCCATGGAACTCTCTCACCATGAGGTGCAGGTCGAGAAGGAGATTTTGGACCCCCTGAACCTGCTGACTGAG ACAGAAATCCCCAACATTCAGAAGCAGAGGAAGCAGCTGGCGAAACTGGTGCTGGACTGGGATTCGGCGAGAGCTCG GTGGAACCAGGCCCATAAAACATCAGCGACTAACTTCCAGGGTCTTCCGTCTAAAATAGATTCCCTCAAGGAGGAGATGGATGAAGCAGGGAATAAAGTTGAGCAGTGTAAG GATCAGCTTGCTGCGGACATGTATAACTTCATTTCCAAAGAAGGCGACTACGCCCGATATTTTGTCTCT TTATTAGAAGCCCAAGCAGATTACCATAGAAAAGCCTTAGCAGTCTTAGACAAGGTGCTCCCCGAAATCCAAGCCCATCAAG ACAAATGGACGGAGAAGCCGGCCTTTGGGACGCCCTTGGAGGAGCATCTCAAACGCAGCGGCCGAGAAATCGCCCTCCCGATTGAGGCGTGTGTGATGATGCTCTTGGAAACGGGCATGAAGGAAGAG GGCTTGTTCCGTATCGCTGCCGGCGCCTCTAAGCTAAAGAAGCTGAAAGCTGCCTTGGACTGCTCCGCCTCGCACCTGGATGAGTTCTACTCCGACCCCCATGCCGTGGCAG GTGCGCTGAAGTCTTACCTGCGGGAGCTGCCGGAACCGCTCATGACCTACGCCTTGTATGAGGAATGGACGCAAGTCGCCAA CATCCAGGATCAGGATAAGAAATTGCAGGACCTGTGGAGAATTTGCCAGAAGCTGCCAAAGCCTCACCTAGCCAACTTCAG GTACCTGATCAAATTCCTTGCGAAACTCGCCCAGTACAGCGACCTTAACAAGATGACCCCCAGTAACATCGCCATCGTGTTGGGCCCAAACCTGTTGTGGGCCAAGAACGAAGG CTCCCTTGCAGAGATGGCAGCGGCTACTTCAGTGCACGTGGTGGCGGTTGTGGAGCCCATCATCCAGCACGCGTCCTGGTTCTTTCCAGAAG AGATGGACTTCAACGTGTCGGGAGCGTTTGTGGGGCAGCCTGCGGTGAACTCCAACCACCTCTCAGGGAACGACTACGACTCGGGGACGCTGGAGCGGAAGCGGCCCGTGAGCATGGCGGTGATGGATGGGGAGATGCTGAGGAAGGAAAG CTTTGGTCTCAAGGCTCTGGACTTCCAGGCGAACCCCCGGAGAGGCGGCACTCTCAGTAGAAAGCACGCGGCCCCAGCTTTCCAGCCGCCCCTTCCTCCCACGGAGGCTGGCCTGGTGGCTCCAGCCACGACGGAGCAGCCCCCGCAGGGCTCGGGGGCTGAACCCGGCCTCTTAGGTGCCACCTCTGCCCCCCTTCCTGACCCAACAGAGCAGTCCCCAAACCAAGGCACTGCTGAGGAGAGCAG tGCCTCCAAGCAGAAGGACCCCACGCCCTCAACGACGCCTCCCCCAGTAAGAAACGGGGCCCACGGAAGCGCCGCCCCAGCCCCCCCACAGCCTGCCAGCGGTACCAGCCAGCTCTCAGTCGTCGGGCAGCCGCCGGTCACAGCTGGGCCCAGTCCTCACCCGCACAGGAGAG CTGTGAAGAAGCCGGCCCCTGCCCCTCCCAAGCCGGCCAACCCACCCCCTGGACAGCCAGGAAGTCAGAGCACCTCCCCGGCCCCCCAGCCGCCGTCCGTTTCCCCCAAGCCCCCTGCGCGaagcccttctcctcctcctaacCCCTATCCAAACCCCGGAGGCTCCCCAGCTCCCTCCCAGGCCTCGGCCCCTCGGCGGTACTCCAGCAGCCTGCCCCCCATCCACGCTCCCAGCCACCCGCCCCCCCAGCCGCCCACGCAAACCGCCACGCCTCCTCTCCAGCCGAAGGCCAGCAGTCCCGGATCGACCCCGGCGGGACCCCCTAGTTCTGAGGCCGGACCTGAGCTCCCGTCGGCCACTCCTCCGCGCACGCCCACTCCGCCGAGCACCCCTCCTCTCGAGAAGCACAGCGGCAGCTCCCCGGCGCCTCCCCCTTCCGCTCAGGACGCTCCGACCGCTCAGTCGCCGCCTCCGACGGGCACCTTGCCGCGGCCGAGACCGGTGCCCAAGCCACGGAACCGGCCCACGGTGCCCCCTCCGCCTCACCCGCCGGCTCCCCACCTGGCTGGGGAAGGGTCTCTTCCCGGGGGGCCGCCCTCCACAGCGTCTCGCATCGTGACTG
- the ARHGAP17 gene encoding rho GTPase-activating protein 17 isoform X3 translates to MATGGGGGGGVPPHPPPRFWRDRRVAGRPLSFPLALRHLRKKAAGATPRAEKTEVLSDDLLQIERRLDTVRSVCHNSCKRLVACLHGQYGTDTEKRHKKLPLTAFAQNMQEGAQQLSDETLLGKMLETCGEAENKLAMELSHHEVQVEKEILDPLNLLTETEIPNIQKQRKQLAKLVLDWDSARARWNQAHKTSATNFQGLPSKIDSLKEEMDEAGNKVEQCKDQLAADMYNFISKEGDYARYFVSLLEAQADYHRKALAVLDKVLPEIQAHQDKWTEKPAFGTPLEEHLKRSGREIALPIEACVMMLLETGMKEEGLFRIAAGASKLKKLKAALDCSASHLDEFYSDPHAVAGALKSYLRELPEPLMTYALYEEWTQVANIQDQDKKLQDLWRICQKLPKPHLANFRYLIKFLAKLAQYSDLNKMTPSNIAIVLGPNLLWAKNEGSLAEMAAATSVHVVAVVEPIIQHASWFFPEEMDFNVSGAFVGQPAVNSNHLSGNDYDSGTLERKRPVSMAVMDGEMLRKESFGLKALDFQANPRRGGTLSRKHAAPAFQPPLPPTEAGLVAPATTEQPPQGSGAEPGLLGATSAPLPDPTEQSPNQGTAEESSASKQKDPTPSTTPPPVRNGAHGSAAPAPPQPASGTSQLSVVGQPPVTAGPSPHPHRRAVKKPAPAPPKPANPPPGQPGSQSTSPAPQPPSVSPKPPARSPSPPPNPYPNPGGSPAPSQASAPRRYSSSLPPIHAPSHPPPQPPTQTATPPLQPKASSPGSTPAGPPSSEAGPELPSATPPRTPTPPSTPPLEKHSGSSPAPPPSAQDAPTAQSPPPTGTLPRPRPVPKPRNRPTVPPPPHPPAPHLAGEGSLPGGPPSTASRIVTDV, encoded by the exons ATGGcgacggggggagggggagggggaggagtgcctccccaccccccaccccggttCTGGCGGGACCGGAGGGTGGCCGGGCgacctctttccttccctcttgcgCTGAGGCACCTCCGGAAAAAAGCAGCAGGAGCGACGCCCAG AGCTGAGAAAACGGAAGTCCTCAGTGATGATCTGCTTCAG ATTGAACGGCGCCTGGACACGGTGCGCTCCGTCTGCCATAATTCCTGCAAGCGGCTTGTGGCCTGTTTGCACGGGCAGTATGGAACCGATACAGAGAAAAGACAC AAGAAGCTCCCCCTCACCGCTTTTGCTCAGAACATGCAAGAAGGCGCTCAGCAGCTGAGTGACGAAACCTTACTGGG GAAAATGCTGGAGACCTGTGGCGAGGCAGAAAATAAGCTTGCCATGGAACTCTCTCACCATGAGGTGCAGGTCGAGAAGGAGATTTTGGACCCCCTGAACCTGCTGACTGAG ACAGAAATCCCCAACATTCAGAAGCAGAGGAAGCAGCTGGCGAAACTGGTGCTGGACTGGGATTCGGCGAGAGCTCG GTGGAACCAGGCCCATAAAACATCAGCGACTAACTTCCAGGGTCTTCCGTCTAAAATAGATTCCCTCAAGGAGGAGATGGATGAAGCAGGGAATAAAGTTGAGCAGTGTAAG GATCAGCTTGCTGCGGACATGTATAACTTCATTTCCAAAGAAGGCGACTACGCCCGATATTTTGTCTCT TTATTAGAAGCCCAAGCAGATTACCATAGAAAAGCCTTAGCAGTCTTAGACAAGGTGCTCCCCGAAATCCAAGCCCATCAAG ACAAATGGACGGAGAAGCCGGCCTTTGGGACGCCCTTGGAGGAGCATCTCAAACGCAGCGGCCGAGAAATCGCCCTCCCGATTGAGGCGTGTGTGATGATGCTCTTGGAAACGGGCATGAAGGAAGAG GGCTTGTTCCGTATCGCTGCCGGCGCCTCTAAGCTAAAGAAGCTGAAAGCTGCCTTGGACTGCTCCGCCTCGCACCTGGATGAGTTCTACTCCGACCCCCATGCCGTGGCAG GTGCGCTGAAGTCTTACCTGCGGGAGCTGCCGGAACCGCTCATGACCTACGCCTTGTATGAGGAATGGACGCAAGTCGCCAA CATCCAGGATCAGGATAAGAAATTGCAGGACCTGTGGAGAATTTGCCAGAAGCTGCCAAAGCCTCACCTAGCCAACTTCAG GTACCTGATCAAATTCCTTGCGAAACTCGCCCAGTACAGCGACCTTAACAAGATGACCCCCAGTAACATCGCCATCGTGTTGGGCCCAAACCTGTTGTGGGCCAAGAACGAAGG CTCCCTTGCAGAGATGGCAGCGGCTACTTCAGTGCACGTGGTGGCGGTTGTGGAGCCCATCATCCAGCACGCGTCCTGGTTCTTTCCAGAAG AGATGGACTTCAACGTGTCGGGAGCGTTTGTGGGGCAGCCTGCGGTGAACTCCAACCACCTCTCAGGGAACGACTACGACTCGGGGACGCTGGAGCGGAAGCGGCCCGTGAGCATGGCGGTGATGGATGGGGAGATGCTGAGGAAGGAAAG CTTTGGTCTCAAGGCTCTGGACTTCCAGGCGAACCCCCGGAGAGGCGGCACTCTCAGTAGAAAGCACGCGGCCCCAGCTTTCCAGCCGCCCCTTCCTCCCACGGAGGCTGGCCTGGTGGCTCCAGCCACGACGGAGCAGCCCCCGCAGGGCTCGGGGGCTGAACCCGGCCTCTTAGGTGCCACCTCTGCCCCCCTTCCTGACCCAACAGAGCAGTCCCCAAACCAAGGCACTGCTGAGGAGAGCAG tGCCTCCAAGCAGAAGGACCCCACGCCCTCAACGACGCCTCCCCCAGTAAGAAACGGGGCCCACGGAAGCGCCGCCCCAGCCCCCCCACAGCCTGCCAGCGGTACCAGCCAGCTCTCAGTCGTCGGGCAGCCGCCGGTCACAGCTGGGCCCAGTCCTCACCCGCACAGGAGAG CTGTGAAGAAGCCGGCCCCTGCCCCTCCCAAGCCGGCCAACCCACCCCCTGGACAGCCAGGAAGTCAGAGCACCTCCCCGGCCCCCCAGCCGCCGTCCGTTTCCCCCAAGCCCCCTGCGCGaagcccttctcctcctcctaacCCCTATCCAAACCCCGGAGGCTCCCCAGCTCCCTCCCAGGCCTCGGCCCCTCGGCGGTACTCCAGCAGCCTGCCCCCCATCCACGCTCCCAGCCACCCGCCCCCCCAGCCGCCCACGCAAACCGCCACGCCTCCTCTCCAGCCGAAGGCCAGCAGTCCCGGATCGACCCCGGCGGGACCCCCTAGTTCTGAGGCCGGACCTGAGCTCCCGTCGGCCACTCCTCCGCGCACGCCCACTCCGCCGAGCACCCCTCCTCTCGAGAAGCACAGCGGCAGCTCCCCGGCGCCTCCCCCTTCCGCTCAGGACGCTCCGACCGCTCAGTCGCCGCCTCCGACGGGCACCTTGCCGCGGCCGAGACCGGTGCCCAAGCCACGGAACCGGCCCACGGTGCCCCCTCCGCCTCACCCGCCGGCTCCCCACCTGGCTGGGGAAGGGTCTCTTCCCGGGGGGCCGCCCTCCACAGCGTCTCGCATCGTGACTG ATGTTTGA
- the ARHGAP17 gene encoding rho GTPase-activating protein 17 isoform X1 has translation MATGGGGGGGVPPHPPPRFWRDRRVAGRPLSFPLALRHLRKKAAGATPRAEKTEVLSDDLLQIERRLDTVRSVCHNSCKRLVACLHGQYGTDTEKRHKKLPLTAFAQNMQEGAQQLSDETLLGKMLETCGEAENKLAMELSHHEVQVEKEILDPLNLLTETEIPNIQKQRKQLAKLVLDWDSARARWNQAHKTSATNFQGLPSKIDSLKEEMDEAGNKVEQCKDQLAADMYNFISKEGDYARYFVSLLEAQADYHRKALAVLDKVLPEIQAHQDKWTEKPAFGTPLEEHLKRSGREIALPIEACVMMLLETGMKEEGLFRIAAGASKLKKLKAALDCSASHLDEFYSDPHAVAGALKSYLRELPEPLMTYALYEEWTQVANIQDQDKKLQDLWRICQKLPKPHLANFRYLIKFLAKLAQYSDLNKMTPSNIAIVLGPNLLWAKNEGSLAEMAAATSVHVVAVVEPIIQHASWFFPEEMDFNVSGAFVGQPAVNSNHLSGNDYDSGTLERKRPVSMAVMDGEMLRKESFGLKALDFQANPRRGGTLSRKHAAPAFQPPLPPTEAGLVAPATTEQPPQGSGAEPGLLGATSAPLPDPTEQSPNQGTAEESSASKQKDPTPSTTPPPVRNGAHGSAAPAPPQPASGTSQLSVVGQPPVTAGPSPHPHRRAVKKPAPAPPKPANPPPGQPGSQSTSPAPQPPSVSPKPPARSPSPPPNPYPNPGGSPAPSQASAPRRYSSSLPPIHAPSHPPPQPPTQTATPPLQPKASSPGSTPAGPPSSEAGPELPSATPPRTPTPPSTPPLEKHSGSSPAPPPSAQDAPTAQSPPPTGTLPRPRPVPKPRNRPTVPPPPHPPAPHLAGEGSLPGGPPSTASRIVTDSSSSVQEPPRGLPGPELPAVEPSPLPNPSSHNHLVLDIDHDTESTAL, from the exons ATGGcgacggggggagggggagggggaggagtgcctccccaccccccaccccggttCTGGCGGGACCGGAGGGTGGCCGGGCgacctctttccttccctcttgcgCTGAGGCACCTCCGGAAAAAAGCAGCAGGAGCGACGCCCAG AGCTGAGAAAACGGAAGTCCTCAGTGATGATCTGCTTCAG ATTGAACGGCGCCTGGACACGGTGCGCTCCGTCTGCCATAATTCCTGCAAGCGGCTTGTGGCCTGTTTGCACGGGCAGTATGGAACCGATACAGAGAAAAGACAC AAGAAGCTCCCCCTCACCGCTTTTGCTCAGAACATGCAAGAAGGCGCTCAGCAGCTGAGTGACGAAACCTTACTGGG GAAAATGCTGGAGACCTGTGGCGAGGCAGAAAATAAGCTTGCCATGGAACTCTCTCACCATGAGGTGCAGGTCGAGAAGGAGATTTTGGACCCCCTGAACCTGCTGACTGAG ACAGAAATCCCCAACATTCAGAAGCAGAGGAAGCAGCTGGCGAAACTGGTGCTGGACTGGGATTCGGCGAGAGCTCG GTGGAACCAGGCCCATAAAACATCAGCGACTAACTTCCAGGGTCTTCCGTCTAAAATAGATTCCCTCAAGGAGGAGATGGATGAAGCAGGGAATAAAGTTGAGCAGTGTAAG GATCAGCTTGCTGCGGACATGTATAACTTCATTTCCAAAGAAGGCGACTACGCCCGATATTTTGTCTCT TTATTAGAAGCCCAAGCAGATTACCATAGAAAAGCCTTAGCAGTCTTAGACAAGGTGCTCCCCGAAATCCAAGCCCATCAAG ACAAATGGACGGAGAAGCCGGCCTTTGGGACGCCCTTGGAGGAGCATCTCAAACGCAGCGGCCGAGAAATCGCCCTCCCGATTGAGGCGTGTGTGATGATGCTCTTGGAAACGGGCATGAAGGAAGAG GGCTTGTTCCGTATCGCTGCCGGCGCCTCTAAGCTAAAGAAGCTGAAAGCTGCCTTGGACTGCTCCGCCTCGCACCTGGATGAGTTCTACTCCGACCCCCATGCCGTGGCAG GTGCGCTGAAGTCTTACCTGCGGGAGCTGCCGGAACCGCTCATGACCTACGCCTTGTATGAGGAATGGACGCAAGTCGCCAA CATCCAGGATCAGGATAAGAAATTGCAGGACCTGTGGAGAATTTGCCAGAAGCTGCCAAAGCCTCACCTAGCCAACTTCAG GTACCTGATCAAATTCCTTGCGAAACTCGCCCAGTACAGCGACCTTAACAAGATGACCCCCAGTAACATCGCCATCGTGTTGGGCCCAAACCTGTTGTGGGCCAAGAACGAAGG CTCCCTTGCAGAGATGGCAGCGGCTACTTCAGTGCACGTGGTGGCGGTTGTGGAGCCCATCATCCAGCACGCGTCCTGGTTCTTTCCAGAAG AGATGGACTTCAACGTGTCGGGAGCGTTTGTGGGGCAGCCTGCGGTGAACTCCAACCACCTCTCAGGGAACGACTACGACTCGGGGACGCTGGAGCGGAAGCGGCCCGTGAGCATGGCGGTGATGGATGGGGAGATGCTGAGGAAGGAAAG CTTTGGTCTCAAGGCTCTGGACTTCCAGGCGAACCCCCGGAGAGGCGGCACTCTCAGTAGAAAGCACGCGGCCCCAGCTTTCCAGCCGCCCCTTCCTCCCACGGAGGCTGGCCTGGTGGCTCCAGCCACGACGGAGCAGCCCCCGCAGGGCTCGGGGGCTGAACCCGGCCTCTTAGGTGCCACCTCTGCCCCCCTTCCTGACCCAACAGAGCAGTCCCCAAACCAAGGCACTGCTGAGGAGAGCAG tGCCTCCAAGCAGAAGGACCCCACGCCCTCAACGACGCCTCCCCCAGTAAGAAACGGGGCCCACGGAAGCGCCGCCCCAGCCCCCCCACAGCCTGCCAGCGGTACCAGCCAGCTCTCAGTCGTCGGGCAGCCGCCGGTCACAGCTGGGCCCAGTCCTCACCCGCACAGGAGAG CTGTGAAGAAGCCGGCCCCTGCCCCTCCCAAGCCGGCCAACCCACCCCCTGGACAGCCAGGAAGTCAGAGCACCTCCCCGGCCCCCCAGCCGCCGTCCGTTTCCCCCAAGCCCCCTGCGCGaagcccttctcctcctcctaacCCCTATCCAAACCCCGGAGGCTCCCCAGCTCCCTCCCAGGCCTCGGCCCCTCGGCGGTACTCCAGCAGCCTGCCCCCCATCCACGCTCCCAGCCACCCGCCCCCCCAGCCGCCCACGCAAACCGCCACGCCTCCTCTCCAGCCGAAGGCCAGCAGTCCCGGATCGACCCCGGCGGGACCCCCTAGTTCTGAGGCCGGACCTGAGCTCCCGTCGGCCACTCCTCCGCGCACGCCCACTCCGCCGAGCACCCCTCCTCTCGAGAAGCACAGCGGCAGCTCCCCGGCGCCTCCCCCTTCCGCTCAGGACGCTCCGACCGCTCAGTCGCCGCCTCCGACGGGCACCTTGCCGCGGCCGAGACCGGTGCCCAAGCCACGGAACCGGCCCACGGTGCCCCCTCCGCCTCACCCGCCGGCTCCCCACCTGGCTGGGGAAGGGTCTCTTCCCGGGGGGCCGCCCTCCACAGCGTCTCGCATCGTGACTG
- the ARHGAP17 gene encoding rho GTPase-activating protein 17 isoform X4 — translation MATGGGGGGGVPPHPPPRFWRDRRVAGRPLSFPLALRHLRKKAAGATPRAEKTEVLSDDLLQIERRLDTVRSVCHNSCKRLVACLHGQYGTDTEKRHKKLPLTAFAQNMQEGAQQLSDETLLGKMLETCGEAENKLAMELSHHEVQVEKEILDPLNLLTETEIPNIQKQRKQLAKLVLDWDSARARWNQAHKTSATNFQGLPSKIDSLKEEMDEAGNKVEQCKDQLAADMYNFISKEGDYARYFVSLLEAQADYHRKALAVLDKVLPEIQAHQDKWTEKPAFGTPLEEHLKRSGREIALPIEACVMMLLETGMKEEGLFRIAAGASKLKKLKAALDCSASHLDEFYSDPHAVAGALKSYLRELPEPLMTYALYEEWTQVANIQDQDKKLQDLWRICQKLPKPHLANFRYLIKFLAKLAQYSDLNKMTPSNIAIVLGPNLLWAKNEGSLAEMAAATSVHVVAVVEPIIQHASWFFPEEMDFNVSGAFVGQPAVNSNHLSGNDYDSGTLERKRPVSMAVMDGEMLRKESASKQKDPTPSTTPPPVRNGAHGSAAPAPPQPASGTSQLSVVGQPPVTAGPSPHPHRRAVKKPAPAPPKPANPPPGQPGSQSTSPAPQPPSVSPKPPARSPSPPPNPYPNPGGSPAPSQASAPRRYSSSLPPIHAPSHPPPQPPTQTATPPLQPKASSPGSTPAGPPSSEAGPELPSATPPRTPTPPSTPPLEKHSGSSPAPPPSAQDAPTAQSPPPTGTLPRPRPVPKPRNRPTVPPPPHPPAPHLAGEGSLPGGPPSTASRIVTDSSSSVQEPPRGLPGPELPAVEPSPLPNPSSHNHLVLDIDHDTESTAL, via the exons ATGGcgacggggggagggggagggggaggagtgcctccccaccccccaccccggttCTGGCGGGACCGGAGGGTGGCCGGGCgacctctttccttccctcttgcgCTGAGGCACCTCCGGAAAAAAGCAGCAGGAGCGACGCCCAG AGCTGAGAAAACGGAAGTCCTCAGTGATGATCTGCTTCAG ATTGAACGGCGCCTGGACACGGTGCGCTCCGTCTGCCATAATTCCTGCAAGCGGCTTGTGGCCTGTTTGCACGGGCAGTATGGAACCGATACAGAGAAAAGACAC AAGAAGCTCCCCCTCACCGCTTTTGCTCAGAACATGCAAGAAGGCGCTCAGCAGCTGAGTGACGAAACCTTACTGGG GAAAATGCTGGAGACCTGTGGCGAGGCAGAAAATAAGCTTGCCATGGAACTCTCTCACCATGAGGTGCAGGTCGAGAAGGAGATTTTGGACCCCCTGAACCTGCTGACTGAG ACAGAAATCCCCAACATTCAGAAGCAGAGGAAGCAGCTGGCGAAACTGGTGCTGGACTGGGATTCGGCGAGAGCTCG GTGGAACCAGGCCCATAAAACATCAGCGACTAACTTCCAGGGTCTTCCGTCTAAAATAGATTCCCTCAAGGAGGAGATGGATGAAGCAGGGAATAAAGTTGAGCAGTGTAAG GATCAGCTTGCTGCGGACATGTATAACTTCATTTCCAAAGAAGGCGACTACGCCCGATATTTTGTCTCT TTATTAGAAGCCCAAGCAGATTACCATAGAAAAGCCTTAGCAGTCTTAGACAAGGTGCTCCCCGAAATCCAAGCCCATCAAG ACAAATGGACGGAGAAGCCGGCCTTTGGGACGCCCTTGGAGGAGCATCTCAAACGCAGCGGCCGAGAAATCGCCCTCCCGATTGAGGCGTGTGTGATGATGCTCTTGGAAACGGGCATGAAGGAAGAG GGCTTGTTCCGTATCGCTGCCGGCGCCTCTAAGCTAAAGAAGCTGAAAGCTGCCTTGGACTGCTCCGCCTCGCACCTGGATGAGTTCTACTCCGACCCCCATGCCGTGGCAG GTGCGCTGAAGTCTTACCTGCGGGAGCTGCCGGAACCGCTCATGACCTACGCCTTGTATGAGGAATGGACGCAAGTCGCCAA CATCCAGGATCAGGATAAGAAATTGCAGGACCTGTGGAGAATTTGCCAGAAGCTGCCAAAGCCTCACCTAGCCAACTTCAG GTACCTGATCAAATTCCTTGCGAAACTCGCCCAGTACAGCGACCTTAACAAGATGACCCCCAGTAACATCGCCATCGTGTTGGGCCCAAACCTGTTGTGGGCCAAGAACGAAGG CTCCCTTGCAGAGATGGCAGCGGCTACTTCAGTGCACGTGGTGGCGGTTGTGGAGCCCATCATCCAGCACGCGTCCTGGTTCTTTCCAGAAG AGATGGACTTCAACGTGTCGGGAGCGTTTGTGGGGCAGCCTGCGGTGAACTCCAACCACCTCTCAGGGAACGACTACGACTCGGGGACGCTGGAGCGGAAGCGGCCCGTGAGCATGGCGGTGATGGATGGGGAGATGCTGAGGAAGGAAAG tGCCTCCAAGCAGAAGGACCCCACGCCCTCAACGACGCCTCCCCCAGTAAGAAACGGGGCCCACGGAAGCGCCGCCCCAGCCCCCCCACAGCCTGCCAGCGGTACCAGCCAGCTCTCAGTCGTCGGGCAGCCGCCGGTCACAGCTGGGCCCAGTCCTCACCCGCACAGGAGAG CTGTGAAGAAGCCGGCCCCTGCCCCTCCCAAGCCGGCCAACCCACCCCCTGGACAGCCAGGAAGTCAGAGCACCTCCCCGGCCCCCCAGCCGCCGTCCGTTTCCCCCAAGCCCCCTGCGCGaagcccttctcctcctcctaacCCCTATCCAAACCCCGGAGGCTCCCCAGCTCCCTCCCAGGCCTCGGCCCCTCGGCGGTACTCCAGCAGCCTGCCCCCCATCCACGCTCCCAGCCACCCGCCCCCCCAGCCGCCCACGCAAACCGCCACGCCTCCTCTCCAGCCGAAGGCCAGCAGTCCCGGATCGACCCCGGCGGGACCCCCTAGTTCTGAGGCCGGACCTGAGCTCCCGTCGGCCACTCCTCCGCGCACGCCCACTCCGCCGAGCACCCCTCCTCTCGAGAAGCACAGCGGCAGCTCCCCGGCGCCTCCCCCTTCCGCTCAGGACGCTCCGACCGCTCAGTCGCCGCCTCCGACGGGCACCTTGCCGCGGCCGAGACCGGTGCCCAAGCCACGGAACCGGCCCACGGTGCCCCCTCCGCCTCACCCGCCGGCTCCCCACCTGGCTGGGGAAGGGTCTCTTCCCGGGGGGCCGCCCTCCACAGCGTCTCGCATCGTGACTG